The following proteins are encoded in a genomic region of Reichenbachiella sp.:
- a CDS encoding flavodoxin family protein — MNSNNTRILSLIGSSHKNGNTTLVTKAFADISGSSIADLGQKDISYYDYDHKNRNDDFLPLINDFIDNYDTLVIVTPIYWYTMSAEVKTFLDRISDLLTIEKETGRQLRGKSMALISQTEGDFFHKWFAEPIKLTAEYLGMDFKGHVHVSIEDGSIGDDYINKLRQLSTAITE; from the coding sequence ATGAATTCAAATAATACTCGAATCCTTTCCTTAATCGGTAGTTCGCATAAGAATGGAAACACCACATTAGTGACCAAAGCATTTGCCGATATATCAGGAAGCTCCATAGCAGATCTTGGACAAAAGGATATTTCCTATTACGACTATGATCATAAAAACAGAAATGATGATTTTCTGCCCTTGATCAATGATTTTATTGATAATTATGACACATTGGTGATCGTAACGCCTATCTATTGGTATACCATGAGTGCAGAGGTGAAAACTTTTCTTGATCGCATTTCAGATCTATTGACTATCGAAAAAGAGACAGGTCGTCAATTGAGAGGGAAGTCCATGGCTCTGATCAGTCAAACCGAAGGAGACTTTTTCCACAAATGGTTTGCAGAGCCCATCAAGTTAACTGCGGAGTATCTCGGAATGGATTTTAAGGGACACGTACATGTGTCTATTGAGGATGGAAGCATTGGTGATGACTATATTAATAAGCTTAGGCAGCTGTCTACAGCAATCACCGAATGA
- a CDS encoding ABC transporter permease, with product MNFPYFISKRITSEANSSFSSIISKLAIISISVGLAAMILAFFILGGFQQTIKQKIYNFKGHLEITKYNMGNALDEKSISFGSDFYVQKDEFEFIDHVQAFAYKPGLIKTQDEVEGVVYKGVDDQFDTTRFAVNMQSGRFIHHKADGYSDEVILSKHIANKLSMELGDKFMIHFVQNPPRFRRLQLVGIYETGLEEFDKSVIIGDLGMIQRLNEWNKDQVGGFEVFVKDKSKIDDAENILFNAIDADLYVDKVSDKYNQIFDWLGLLNQNVTVFLGLILIVACFNMISILLILILERTYMIGVLQALGASKRQVKRIFLFKGMLLVTKGLVYGNLIALIIALIQDQFQLVPLDAANYYMYYVPISWDYESLIGLNVLTFLVVSLALGIPMTVVSRIKPIAAIRFN from the coding sequence TTGAATTTTCCTTATTTCATATCCAAACGCATTACATCAGAGGCCAATTCGTCCTTTTCATCTATCATATCTAAGCTAGCCATTATTAGTATTAGTGTGGGGTTGGCCGCAATGATCTTGGCATTTTTTATCCTTGGCGGTTTTCAGCAGACGATCAAACAGAAAATTTACAATTTCAAGGGGCATCTGGAGATTACGAAGTATAACATGGGCAATGCGCTGGATGAAAAATCCATCAGTTTTGGCTCAGACTTTTATGTGCAGAAAGATGAGTTTGAGTTTATAGATCATGTTCAGGCATTTGCTTATAAACCAGGTTTGATCAAAACTCAGGATGAAGTCGAGGGAGTGGTTTACAAAGGAGTGGATGATCAGTTTGATACGACACGTTTCGCGGTTAATATGCAAAGTGGTCGCTTTATACATCATAAAGCCGATGGGTATTCGGATGAGGTGATTTTAAGTAAGCATATTGCTAATAAGCTCAGCATGGAATTAGGTGATAAGTTCATGATTCATTTTGTTCAGAACCCACCGCGCTTCAGGAGATTGCAATTGGTAGGTATATATGAAACCGGCCTGGAAGAATTTGACAAAAGCGTGATTATCGGAGACCTTGGAATGATCCAAAGACTAAATGAATGGAACAAAGACCAAGTAGGAGGCTTTGAGGTTTTTGTCAAAGACAAATCCAAGATTGACGACGCCGAAAACATTTTGTTTAATGCCATCGATGCTGATTTATATGTGGATAAAGTAAGCGATAAATACAACCAAATCTTTGATTGGTTGGGTTTGTTAAATCAAAATGTGACTGTTTTCCTTGGTTTGATTTTGATTGTTGCCTGTTTCAATATGATTTCCATATTACTTATTCTTATTCTAGAACGAACTTATATGATTGGCGTACTTCAAGCGCTTGGTGCAAGTAAAAGACAAGTCAAACGCATCTTTCTTTTCAAAGGCATGTTGCTTGTTACCAAGGGACTTGTATACGGTAACCTAATAGCCTTGATCATCGCGCTGATTCAAGATCAATTTCAATTGGTGCCTTTGGATGCTGCCAATTATTATATGTACTATGTCCCTATTTCCTGGGATTATGAGTCGCTGATCGGGCTCAATGTATTGACTTTTCTAGTGGTCTCTCTGGCTTTAGGCATACCTATGACTGTAGTGTCTAGAATAAAACCGATCGCCGCCATTCGATTCAATTAA
- a CDS encoding DUF1343 domain-containing protein, with protein MFLIKYFSRVLPLCACLIICSCQAQDSEPLFITTGAEQMDQYLPTLKGKSVALLINHTSLVGNTHLLDTLLSSGVQVVKIFAPEHGFRGDLANGEQVDDGVDIKTGLPLISLYGKNKKPSVEQLEGIDIVIYDIQDVGARFYTYISSMHYMMEACAEYGISFMLLDRPNPNAHYIDGPVLDTARASFVGVHPIPIVYGMTSGELALMVKGEGWVNQSEMLDLNVVKLKNWARDSSYALPVSPSPNLPNTQSIALYPSLCLFEGTHVSMARGTEFPFQAVGYPDSDFGDFQFTPISIPGASKYPPHKNKVCYGYDLRSVTPPNQIDLFYLIDFYQKSKNKTDYFNAFFTNLAGTRELRKQIEDGWTEEDIRASWQDDLDQFKLNRKKYLIYK; from the coding sequence TTGTTCCTAATCAAATACTTTAGTCGTGTTCTTCCACTCTGCGCCTGTCTGATCATCTGCAGTTGTCAGGCACAAGACTCAGAGCCACTTTTTATTACTACTGGAGCTGAACAAATGGATCAATATCTACCCACACTCAAGGGTAAATCTGTAGCACTACTCATCAACCATACCTCGCTCGTCGGAAATACTCATTTACTAGACACCCTCCTTTCTTCAGGTGTACAAGTAGTTAAAATATTCGCACCAGAACACGGTTTTCGAGGAGATTTGGCTAACGGCGAACAAGTAGATGATGGAGTAGATATAAAGACCGGACTCCCATTAATATCACTGTATGGAAAGAATAAAAAACCATCCGTGGAGCAGTTGGAAGGTATCGATATAGTGATTTATGATATACAGGATGTTGGGGCACGTTTTTACACCTACATCAGTTCCATGCATTATATGATGGAAGCTTGCGCTGAATATGGGATCAGCTTTATGTTGCTTGATCGCCCAAACCCCAATGCTCATTATATTGACGGCCCGGTACTGGACACCGCACGAGCGTCTTTTGTTGGCGTACACCCCATTCCTATCGTTTATGGCATGACCTCTGGCGAATTGGCTTTGATGGTCAAAGGTGAAGGCTGGGTCAATCAATCCGAAATGCTTGACCTTAATGTGGTTAAGCTAAAAAATTGGGCCAGAGATAGCAGCTATGCACTGCCTGTATCTCCATCTCCCAATCTTCCTAATACGCAATCCATTGCCCTGTACCCTTCTCTTTGCTTGTTCGAAGGAACTCATGTGAGCATGGCGAGGGGAACGGAGTTTCCTTTTCAGGCTGTCGGATATCCCGATTCTGATTTTGGAGATTTTCAGTTTACGCCGATCAGCATTCCGGGCGCTTCAAAGTATCCTCCGCATAAAAACAAAGTTTGTTATGGCTACGATCTTAGGTCAGTCACACCACCAAATCAAATTGATCTTTTTTATCTCATAGATTTTTACCAAAAATCAAAAAATAAAACAGACTACTTCAATGCTTTCTTTACCAATTTGGCAGGCACCAGAGAATTGCGCAAACAAATAGAAGATGGCTGGACAGAGGAAGATATCCGAGCTAGCTGGCAAGATGACCTTGATCAATTCAAGCTTAACAGGAAAAAATATTTGATTTATAAATAA
- a CDS encoding rhodanese-like domain-containing protein: MRNTIILVLLLSMTISCQAQVPNQLSPVAFKSQIEKEDDAFKILDLRTDKEVSEGMVPGAEQLDFLADDFDSKLSELNKSTTYYIYCRSGGRSGRALTQMTELGFEKVYEMQGGMNAWKSAGLETE; encoded by the coding sequence ATGAGAAACACAATTATTCTAGTACTGTTACTTTCAATGACCATTTCTTGTCAAGCCCAGGTGCCCAATCAATTATCTCCAGTAGCGTTTAAGAGCCAAATTGAAAAGGAGGATGATGCTTTTAAGATTTTAGATTTAAGAACGGATAAAGAAGTCTCGGAAGGTATGGTTCCAGGTGCCGAACAATTGGATTTTTTGGCAGATGATTTTGATTCGAAACTCAGTGAACTCAACAAATCAACCACCTACTACATTTACTGTAGATCTGGAGGAAGAAGTGGAAGAGCATTGACTCAGATGACTGAGTTGGGATTCGAAAAAGTCTATGAAATGCAAGGCGGTATGAATGCTTGGAAGTCCGCTGGCTTAGAAACAGAGTAG
- a CDS encoding GNAT family N-acetyltransferase produces the protein MTIYPLITTERTYLCTPDHLAFSNIRKLDSDPEIMRYITGGKPRSQAESKDWIAKRLAEYKRDGFGLMPAYLKENDAFIGWGGLKLLDDTDKIEVGYRFDKLYWGQGFATEITKAVIEYAHKELGIEQLVAVTDLENEASKNVLIKSGFQYISKAHHYDTEVDYFEINLQ, from the coding sequence ATGACCATCTATCCACTAATTACCACTGAGAGAACCTATCTCTGTACTCCAGATCATTTGGCTTTTTCTAATATCAGAAAACTTGATTCCGACCCAGAAATCATGAGATATATTACAGGAGGTAAACCAAGATCACAAGCAGAATCAAAAGACTGGATAGCCAAAAGATTGGCAGAGTACAAAAGAGATGGCTTTGGACTCATGCCCGCCTACCTCAAAGAGAACGATGCCTTTATCGGTTGGGGCGGTCTTAAGCTGTTGGATGATACAGATAAAATTGAAGTGGGCTATCGTTTTGACAAACTTTATTGGGGACAAGGTTTTGCTACTGAAATTACAAAGGCTGTGATTGAATATGCCCATAAAGAACTCGGCATTGAACAACTAGTAGCTGTTACCGATTTGGAAAATGAAGCATCCAAAAATGTATTGATAAAATCTGGCTTTCAATACATATCAAAAGCGCACCATTATGATACAGAAGTAGATTACTTCGAAATCAATCTACAATAA
- a CDS encoding bifunctional helix-turn-helix transcriptional regulator/GNAT family N-acetyltransferase, with the protein MDTVKQLGELALGSRLKRLSDEIMKDGKKIYAANKIDFEPKWFPVYYAISQAEKTTVTDISDAIGFKHPSVSQLVKELEKNGLIESEASTKDARKRNLKLSKKGLDLLPGIQSIWSDISNAMNEMIGQHTHNILCALEQCEDDFEQIPMFERVQKHRKARLMSQIEIIDYKPEYASDFLRLNTEWIEKYFKLESEDRKTLENPDQYIIKPGGAIKLAKYKDEIVGTCALIKISHDVYELAKMAVTEKCQGLQIGKKLGLSVLEKAKTLGGTKVILESNKKLVPAINLYKSLGFKSGQHFGDKSVYERCDIEMEIMI; encoded by the coding sequence ATGGATACAGTAAAACAACTCGGAGAACTAGCCCTAGGAAGTAGACTCAAAAGACTCAGTGATGAAATCATGAAGGATGGCAAAAAGATTTATGCCGCTAACAAAATAGATTTTGAACCCAAATGGTTTCCTGTATATTATGCCATATCACAAGCCGAGAAAACAACTGTAACCGACATCTCGGATGCTATTGGATTCAAACATCCTTCTGTCAGTCAGTTAGTCAAAGAATTAGAAAAAAATGGACTTATAGAAAGTGAGGCCAGTACTAAAGATGCTCGCAAACGGAATCTAAAATTATCAAAAAAGGGTTTGGACTTGCTTCCAGGCATCCAATCTATTTGGTCCGATATCTCGAACGCCATGAATGAAATGATTGGTCAGCACACCCACAACATCCTCTGTGCTCTGGAACAATGTGAAGACGATTTTGAACAAATCCCGATGTTCGAAAGAGTACAAAAGCATCGTAAAGCTCGTCTGATGAGTCAAATCGAAATTATCGATTACAAACCCGAATACGCCTCTGACTTCCTCAGACTCAATACTGAGTGGATTGAAAAATACTTTAAGCTGGAAAGCGAAGACAGAAAGACCCTGGAAAATCCAGATCAATATATAATCAAGCCAGGAGGTGCGATCAAGTTGGCTAAATACAAAGACGAAATCGTAGGAACTTGTGCCTTGATCAAAATCAGCCATGATGTTTATGAGCTAGCCAAAATGGCGGTCACTGAAAAATGCCAAGGTTTACAAATTGGAAAAAAGTTAGGCCTGTCAGTATTAGAAAAAGCTAAAACACTCGGTGGAACTAAGGTAATTCTTGAATCTAATAAAAAACTGGTACCAGCAATTAATTTATACAAATCCCTCGGCTTCAAATCCGGTCAGCATTTTGGTGATAAATCCGTGTACGAAAGATGTGATATTGAAATGGAAATCATGATATAG
- a CDS encoding DMT family transporter gives MTNTSNNQQKGLIYASLTAILWGFLAIALKVAVTEIDPITVSWFRFSIATVLLLIFIRAKNNGELRSLKHFPWLAMVAAAGLSLNYIGYITGIELTGPSNAQIIIQSAPLTLGIIGIVFFKEKVSKRQLTGIGIAAIGFYFFYLNKLGGTALSGQSVYNIGSFYVLLAAICWVVYAVCQKILVHTYPVRAVNFILFIFSAFALAPMVDYQSIFQMSIGMWALMLFLGLNTFLAYSFLGEAFKHADANKVGIIITLNPLITIFVMTILAYVEVSWISPDVLSPQGFISALAVIAGAILAVKSK, from the coding sequence ATGACAAATACATCCAACAATCAACAAAAAGGCCTCATTTACGCTAGCCTCACAGCTATCCTCTGGGGATTCCTTGCCATTGCTCTAAAAGTAGCAGTGACAGAAATCGATCCGATTACCGTTTCCTGGTTTAGGTTTTCTATTGCCACGGTTTTACTTCTCATTTTTATCAGAGCCAAAAACAATGGAGAGCTCCGATCCCTCAAGCACTTTCCCTGGTTGGCGATGGTAGCTGCCGCGGGCCTATCCCTTAACTATATTGGTTATATTACTGGCATCGAACTCACCGGCCCTAGCAATGCACAGATCATCATACAATCTGCACCGCTGACTCTTGGAATTATTGGAATCGTCTTCTTTAAGGAGAAAGTGTCTAAAAGGCAATTGACAGGAATTGGTATTGCTGCCATTGGATTCTACTTTTTCTATCTGAATAAGCTAGGTGGCACAGCCTTGAGTGGCCAATCTGTTTACAACATAGGATCATTCTATGTTTTGCTCGCAGCCATATGCTGGGTAGTGTATGCCGTATGTCAAAAAATTCTAGTTCACACCTATCCAGTAAGGGCGGTTAATTTCATCCTTTTCATTTTTTCCGCTTTTGCTTTGGCGCCAATGGTCGATTACCAAAGTATTTTTCAGATGAGTATAGGGATGTGGGCTCTGATGTTGTTTTTAGGTCTGAATACGTTTTTGGCATATAGCTTCTTGGGGGAGGCTTTCAAACATGCTGACGCCAACAAAGTAGGAATTATTATAACGCTCAATCCGCTCATTACGATTTTTGTAATGACCATATTGGCCTACGTTGAAGTCAGTTGGATCTCCCCGGATGTGCTATCACCACAAGGATTCATTAGTGCGTTAGCAGTAATTGCTGGTGCAATTTTGGCAGTTAAGTCTAAATAA
- a CDS encoding DUF4136 domain-containing protein, whose protein sequence is MKLSNYIILVIAVLALNSCYPSEEIPVTDLDIVITYRNEDVTFSGYQTYAVADEVIWDEDYDDYNGEYDASLIAQIKANMNALGYVEETDPETVMPDLVIHPEIIFTDNYIVGGGGCYYGCWGWGCPTCWWGGYPPYYPPSYVVSYSSGTILMHMVDPAQTGLVSGTALTVWNGGVNGLLRGSINETLLNGYVDQAFDQSAYYLRK, encoded by the coding sequence ATGAAGTTATCCAACTACATAATATTGGTAATAGCAGTTCTAGCGCTAAATAGCTGTTACCCAAGCGAAGAAATTCCTGTTACTGACCTGGACATTGTCATCACTTACAGAAATGAAGATGTTACATTTTCAGGATACCAAACTTATGCGGTCGCTGATGAAGTGATTTGGGACGAAGACTATGATGATTATAATGGTGAGTATGATGCCAGTCTTATCGCTCAGATCAAAGCAAACATGAATGCCTTAGGATATGTGGAAGAAACAGATCCGGAAACTGTCATGCCTGATTTGGTAATTCATCCAGAAATAATCTTTACAGACAACTACATTGTAGGTGGTGGCGGATGCTACTATGGCTGCTGGGGTTGGGGTTGCCCTACTTGCTGGTGGGGAGGATATCCTCCATACTACCCTCCTTCTTACGTGGTATCTTACTCTTCTGGAACTATTTTGATGCACATGGTAGACCCAGCTCAAACTGGTTTAGTGAGCGGTACTGCATTGACTGTTTGGAATGGTGGAGTAAACGGATTATTGAGAGGCTCAATAAATGAGACGCTTCTGAATGGATATGTTGATCAGGCGTTTGATCAATCAGCTTATTATCTTAGAAAATAA
- a CDS encoding outer membrane beta-barrel protein, protein MKKYILIALVIGLVHSTASAQMSVFKIDWNVGFPMGDMSDFIEDESYRGFRIGGRAFIYDYLSVGGEGGWQVYNTTWRGTQNIDGNIDVSGTQFRYMNMYPLMANIHFYLGEDGGMRPYIGTNAGVNFINTRTEIGLWAVSETSTHFALAPEIGAFIPVGVAGAGLNIGGRYDVSFKTNKLDMNVQTFSIFLGFIFLN, encoded by the coding sequence ATGAAAAAGTATATATTAATAGCCCTAGTTATTGGATTAGTTCATTCAACTGCATCTGCTCAGATGTCAGTCTTTAAAATCGATTGGAACGTTGGCTTTCCAATGGGCGACATGAGTGATTTCATAGAAGACGAAAGTTATAGAGGATTTCGAATCGGTGGTCGTGCGTTTATTTATGACTATCTATCTGTAGGTGGAGAAGGTGGATGGCAAGTCTACAACACCACTTGGAGAGGTACTCAAAACATTGATGGGAATATAGATGTATCTGGCACACAATTCAGATATATGAATATGTACCCGCTCATGGCGAATATCCACTTCTACTTAGGAGAAGATGGTGGTATGCGCCCTTATATTGGTACAAATGCAGGTGTGAATTTTATTAACACCAGAACTGAAATTGGACTCTGGGCGGTATCGGAAACATCGACTCATTTCGCACTAGCACCAGAGATCGGCGCTTTTATTCCAGTAGGAGTAGCAGGAGCTGGACTGAACATCGGTGGACGATATGATGTATCCTTTAAAACCAATAAGCTAGACATGAACGTTCAAACGTTCTCGATCTTCTTAGGATTTATATTCCTCAACTAA
- a CDS encoding ABC transporter ATP-binding protein — protein sequence MSKQKASFGHVFKTIVLPRKNLLLVGLALIIISRLSGLVLPGASQYLIDNVIVNKDFDMLKTLLIVVVGAIVIQASTSFALTRLLSVEAQHLIAQLRVKVQKQIIQLPINFFDDNKSGALVSRIMSDVEGVRNLVGTGLVQLFGGSLAAILSLVLLIRISPMMTLYVLVPVAIFGVISLKAFGYIRPIFRTRGKINAEVTGRLTETLNGIRVIKGFNAEEQEIKTFESGALKLYENVKKSLTSTALVTSSATFLLGLATAGIMGIGGYMIINDELTFGEFLSFTLYLGFMIAPIVQMSNIGSQITEAFAGLDRTEEIMSMPTEDENPSRIHNMARIEGAVKFDQVSFAYEEEKNVIKAVSFDAQPGSVTALVGTSGSGKSTIAGLVASFISPQSGRILVDDVDLSTMTLSSYRNQLGVVLQDDFLFEGTIRENILFPRPDATEDQLQQAVKAAHVQEFTDRFEDGLDTVIGERGVKLSGGQRQRIAIARAVLADPRILILDEATSNLDTESESFIQESLKTLMKGRTTFVIAHRLSTIKQADQILVIEQGQIAESGTHDELIAKEGRYYDLYTYQARI from the coding sequence ATGAGTAAGCAAAAAGCCTCCTTCGGCCACGTCTTTAAAACCATTGTACTTCCAAGAAAAAATCTATTACTTGTTGGACTTGCATTAATCATCATCAGCAGACTTTCCGGTTTGGTACTACCAGGTGCCAGTCAGTATCTCATTGATAATGTGATAGTCAATAAAGATTTTGACATGCTTAAAACTCTACTTATTGTGGTTGTTGGAGCGATCGTGATTCAAGCCTCTACGAGTTTTGCGCTTACTCGTCTGCTTAGTGTAGAAGCTCAGCATCTGATCGCCCAGCTGAGAGTCAAAGTCCAAAAACAAATCATCCAGCTTCCCATCAACTTTTTTGATGACAACAAAAGTGGAGCGCTGGTATCCCGAATTATGAGTGATGTGGAAGGGGTAAGAAATCTGGTAGGCACAGGTTTAGTCCAGCTATTTGGCGGATCATTAGCCGCCATCCTCTCCCTGGTCTTGCTCATCAGGATTAGCCCTATGATGACCCTGTATGTACTGGTGCCTGTTGCCATCTTTGGTGTCATTTCTTTGAAAGCATTTGGTTACATCAGACCGATCTTTAGAACCAGAGGCAAGATCAATGCGGAAGTTACCGGTCGCTTGACTGAAACGTTAAATGGTATCCGTGTGATTAAAGGTTTTAATGCTGAAGAACAAGAAATCAAGACTTTTGAGTCTGGCGCGCTCAAACTCTATGAAAATGTAAAGAAAAGCCTGACCTCTACCGCCTTGGTTACCAGTTCTGCCACCTTCTTGCTTGGGCTGGCTACTGCAGGCATCATGGGCATCGGTGGATACATGATCATCAATGATGAACTAACCTTCGGTGAATTCCTGTCCTTTACCCTCTACCTTGGCTTTATGATCGCTCCTATTGTACAGATGAGTAATATAGGCAGTCAGATCACTGAAGCCTTTGCTGGTCTTGATCGTACGGAAGAAATCATGTCCATGCCAACAGAAGATGAGAATCCATCACGCATCCACAACATGGCGCGCATCGAAGGTGCGGTAAAATTTGATCAGGTAAGTTTTGCTTATGAAGAAGAAAAGAATGTAATCAAAGCGGTTTCTTTCGACGCTCAGCCGGGATCTGTTACTGCTTTAGTGGGTACTTCCGGTTCAGGTAAGTCCACCATTGCTGGCTTAGTGGCATCATTCATCAGTCCGCAATCCGGTCGTATTTTGGTTGATGATGTTGACCTTTCTACAATGACTCTCAGCAGTTATCGAAATCAACTGGGCGTAGTTCTTCAGGACGACTTTTTGTTTGAAGGTACCATTCGAGAGAACATACTTTTCCCAAGGCCAGATGCCACAGAAGACCAGCTCCAACAAGCGGTGAAAGCAGCGCATGTTCAAGAATTTACCGATCGATTTGAAGATGGATTGGACACCGTCATTGGCGAGCGTGGGGTAAAGCTATCCGGCGGACAGAGACAGCGAATCGCTATTGCCAGAGCCGTATTGGCTGACCCACGAATTCTCATTCTGGATGAAGCTACGTCCAACTTAGACACCGAAAGCGAATCCTTCATTCAGGAAAGTTTGAAAACATTGATGAAAGGCAGAACTACGTTTGTGATTGCTCACAGACTGAGCACAATCAAACAAGCAGACCAAATCCTGGTCATCGAGCAGGGACAGATCGCAGAATCAGGCACGCATGATGAGCTCATCGCCAAGGAAGGCAGGTACTACGACTTGTATACTTATCAGGCGAGGATATAG
- a CDS encoding type II toxin-antitoxin system HicA family toxin yields MRSLLHLGFEIKRQKGSHVFYRHPDGRYTTLPHHKNRDIGRSLTREILRQINITPEEFIELMKKV; encoded by the coding sequence TTGAGAAGTTTGTTACATCTAGGCTTTGAGATCAAACGTCAGAAAGGAAGTCATGTATTTTACCGTCACCCAGATGGTAGATATACAACATTACCTCATCATAAAAATAGAGATATAGGTCGTTCTTTGACCAGAGAGATCTTGCGTCAAATCAATATTACTCCAGAAGAATTTATTGAGCTTATGAAGAAAGTTTAA
- a CDS encoding type II toxin-antitoxin system HicB family antitoxin yields MKHQFTAQIEKDRETGLYTGFIPNLPGAHTQGETLDELYLNLRDVAELCLEECTEEELNQLPEFIGFQQVSVGA; encoded by the coding sequence ATGAAACATCAGTTTACAGCACAAATAGAAAAAGATAGGGAGACAGGTCTTTACACAGGTTTTATTCCTAATCTACCAGGAGCTCATACTCAAGGGGAAACTTTGGATGAATTGTATCTGAATCTTCGAGATGTGGCGGAATTGTGTTTGGAAGAATGCACAGAAGAGGAGCTGAATCAATTACCTGAGTTTATTGGCTTTCAGCAAGTTTCGGTAGGTGCATGA
- a CDS encoding SH3 domain-containing protein, whose product MKTVSAVNMRTGPGTEYRKIEKLIKGDTVYLMDSTSNENWYQIRYNWNIEYVSSKYIIP is encoded by the coding sequence ATGAAAACTGTATCAGCAGTAAATATGCGAACAGGGCCTGGCACTGAATACAGAAAGATAGAAAAACTAATAAAAGGAGATACTGTTTACCTGATGGATTCAACATCAAACGAAAATTGGTATCAAATCAGATACAACTGGAACATCGAATACGTTAGTTCCAAATATATAATTCCTTAG
- a CDS encoding RHS repeat-associated core domain-containing protein: protein MKGLIVYQGFLDYLVFDSNYKVDSTRTGFQQISTVAEERGENGDHEKLSHQLTFDQPGYVYIYLSNEEDTPMDVFFDDFKVTQTHSPVVQKDDYYPFGLSFNSYTRAAITDQNFKFNAGSELESMTDWYSTPFRKYDPSLGRFHGVDALAFLYPSLTPSQFGLNNPIMGNDPTGLKTDPVDEARSGSGCGSCFMPELNYGYGFGGWADQVMADVERFFAADEDEEGDENNEETEYDQEGGYVFEGEGGADPTQTTSKEASAIDAEGLFELIGGGGMGKFESGLLAIAESLSKVADLIGVDLSDDKSGSERPNDYSSYEENIEMKIVDKDSTVLPGTTSGGLGEVWRVRTHYQNGFGHKKTTREYIEHTNRNLTK from the coding sequence TTGAAGGGGCTGATTGTATATCAGGGATTTCTGGATTATTTGGTGTTTGATAGCAACTATAAAGTGGACTCTACCAGGACTGGATTTCAACAAATCAGCACTGTGGCAGAAGAAAGAGGTGAGAATGGCGATCATGAAAAACTGAGTCATCAGTTGACCTTCGATCAGCCCGGATATGTCTATATTTATCTTTCTAATGAAGAAGACACTCCGATGGACGTATTTTTCGATGATTTTAAGGTGACCCAGACGCATAGTCCGGTAGTGCAGAAAGACGACTATTACCCTTTCGGCCTCTCGTTTAACTCCTACACCAGAGCAGCGATCACTGATCAAAACTTTAAGTTTAATGCAGGTAGTGAACTGGAATCTATGACCGATTGGTACAGTACACCATTCAGAAAGTATGATCCGAGCCTGGGCAGATTCCATGGGGTGGATGCTTTGGCATTTTTGTATCCGAGTCTAACACCTAGTCAATTCGGATTGAACAATCCGATAATGGGTAATGACCCGACAGGCTTGAAAACCGATCCTGTAGATGAGGCTAGAAGTGGAAGTGGATGTGGTAGTTGTTTTATGCCTGAGCTTAATTACGGTTATGGCTTTGGTGGCTGGGCTGACCAAGTTATGGCTGATGTGGAGAGATTTTTTGCAGCTGATGAAGATGAAGAGGGTGATGAGAACAACGAAGAAACTGAATACGATCAAGAAGGAGGATATGTATTTGAAGGAGAAGGTGGTGCTGACCCTACTCAAACAACATCCAAAGAAGCATCTGCAATTGATGCAGAAGGATTGTTCGAACTTATCGGTGGAGGAGGTATGGGTAAATTTGAATCAGGGTTATTGGCCATTGCTGAATCATTAAGCAAAGTCGCTGATTTGATTGGCGTAGATTTGTCTGATGATAAATCAGGAAGTGAAAGACCAAATGATTATTCATCTTATGAAGAAAACATAGAAATGAAAATAGTAGATAAGGATAGTACAGTCTTGCCGGGAACAACAAGTGGTGGATTAGGAGAGGTTTGGAGAGTAAGGACACACTACCAGAATGGGTTTGGGCATAAAAAAACTACCAGAGAATACATTGAACATACAAATCGAAATTTGACGAAATAA